The following are encoded in a window of Cryobacterium sp. CG_9.6 genomic DNA:
- a CDS encoding ABC transporter permease has product MTPTRTIATAGRVLTQIRHDPRTIVLLLVVPSLLIGLLAWIFSDTLVFNDVGPAMIALFPFIVMFLVTSITTLRERRTGTLERLLSMPLGKGDLILGYALAFGLLAVAQSAIAVGFSVWVCGLDIAGSLWLLLAVAVADAVLGTTLGLLASAFARTEFQVVQFMPLLVFPQILLGGIFLPREQLPQPLQAISDWLPLSHAIDALRAVATDSQDAAYIGGELLIIGAWIVGAVILGSITLQRRTP; this is encoded by the coding sequence GTGACACCCACCCGCACGATCGCCACCGCCGGGCGCGTTCTCACCCAGATTCGCCACGACCCGCGCACCATCGTGCTGCTGCTCGTGGTGCCGAGCCTGCTTATTGGCCTGCTCGCCTGGATTTTTTCGGACACGCTGGTGTTCAACGATGTGGGCCCGGCCATGATCGCGCTCTTCCCGTTCATTGTGATGTTTCTGGTTACCAGCATCACGACCCTGCGGGAGCGGCGCACGGGAACGCTGGAACGCCTGCTGTCGATGCCGCTCGGCAAGGGCGACCTCATTCTGGGGTACGCGCTCGCATTCGGCCTGCTCGCCGTGGCGCAGTCGGCGATCGCTGTCGGGTTCTCGGTATGGGTTTGCGGCCTCGACATTGCCGGATCGCTCTGGCTGCTGCTCGCGGTGGCCGTAGCGGATGCCGTGCTCGGCACGACCCTGGGGCTGCTCGCCAGTGCCTTTGCGCGCACCGAGTTTCAGGTGGTGCAGTTCATGCCGCTACTGGTCTTTCCGCAGATTCTGCTGGGCGGCATCTTTCTGCCACGCGAACAGCTGCCGCAGCCCCTCCAGGCGATCAGCGACTGGCTTCCGCTCTCGCACGCAATTGACGCGCTGCGGGCAGTCGCCACGGATTCGCAGGATGCCGCTTACATTGGCGGCGAGCTGTTGATCATTGGCGCCTGGATCGTGGGCGCGGTGATTCTCGGATCCATCACGCTGCAGCGCCGCACGCCGTAG
- a CDS encoding ABC transporter ATP-binding protein, with the protein MSTAVEVAVVVRDLHVRRGKHAVLHGLTVTIPLGQVVGLIGPSGCGKSTLMRSIVGVQVVASGEVTVLGEPAGSPSLRHRVAYVTQDASVYDDLTVRQNLQYFRAVLGVPRSDVDRVIALTDLAAQSSQLVGSLSGGQRSRVSLAGALLGSPALLVLDEPTVGLDPVLRVALWSLFHRLASDGTSLLVSSHVMDEANRCDRLLLMRDGDILADDTPGGLLTATGAADTEAAFLTLIARHPLGKHQRSDSDLGEALP; encoded by the coding sequence ATGAGCACTGCTGTCGAGGTCGCGGTCGTCGTGCGCGATCTGCATGTTCGACGGGGAAAACACGCGGTCTTGCACGGCCTGACCGTCACGATTCCTCTCGGCCAGGTGGTGGGCCTGATCGGTCCCAGCGGATGCGGCAAGAGCACGCTGATGCGGTCGATTGTGGGTGTGCAGGTGGTGGCGTCGGGCGAGGTGACGGTGCTCGGAGAACCGGCCGGCTCCCCGTCCCTGCGCCATCGCGTGGCCTATGTCACCCAGGATGCCAGCGTGTATGACGACCTCACGGTTCGGCAGAACCTGCAGTATTTTCGAGCGGTACTCGGCGTGCCACGCTCGGACGTTGACCGCGTAATCGCACTGACCGACCTGGCCGCACAGTCGAGCCAACTTGTCGGTTCCCTCTCCGGCGGGCAGCGCAGCCGGGTCTCGCTCGCCGGCGCCCTGCTCGGATCGCCCGCGCTTCTCGTTCTCGATGAGCCGACCGTGGGACTTGACCCCGTGCTGCGCGTTGCCCTGTGGTCACTTTTTCATCGTTTGGCGAGCGACGGCACCAGCCTGCTCGTGTCCAGCCATGTGATGGACGAGGCGAACCGGTGCGATCGGCTGCTGCTCATGCGGGACGGCGATATTTTGGCCGATGACACACCCGGCGGCCTCCTCACCGCAACGGGAGCGGCAGACACCGAGGCGGCGTTCCTGACACTGATTGCCCGGCATCCGCTCGGGAAACATCAGCGGTCGGATTCAGATCTGGGCGAGGCGCTACCGTGA
- a CDS encoding LemA family protein gives MEWLIPVLIVVVLIAIIGIYLWATYNSLVTLKVRVDEAWSDITVQLKRRADLIPNLIEAVKGYAAHEKGVFESVTKARAETLSAQGPADASAAENHMQTALKSIFAVAEAYPQLQASQNYLQLQGELVDTEDKIQASRRFYNGGVRGFNTKIQVFPNHIFARNLGFSERDFFEVADSAAIAEPPRVQF, from the coding sequence ATGGAATGGCTCATCCCGGTCCTGATCGTCGTTGTCCTGATTGCCATTATTGGCATTTACCTCTGGGCCACGTACAACTCCCTCGTAACCCTCAAGGTGCGAGTTGATGAGGCTTGGAGCGACATTACCGTTCAGCTGAAGCGGCGTGCCGACCTGATTCCTAACCTGATCGAAGCGGTGAAAGGCTACGCCGCCCACGAAAAAGGCGTGTTTGAGAGTGTGACCAAGGCGCGTGCCGAGACGCTGTCCGCACAGGGCCCCGCCGACGCATCCGCTGCCGAGAATCACATGCAGACGGCGCTGAAGAGCATCTTCGCGGTGGCCGAAGCGTATCCCCAGCTGCAGGCCAGTCAGAACTACCTGCAGCTGCAGGGCGAGCTTGTTGACACCGAAGACAAGATCCAGGCCTCACGCCGGTTCTACAACGGTGGCGTACGTGGGTTCAACACCAAGATCCAGGTTTTCCCGAACCACATCTTCGCTCGCAACCTCGGTTTCTCCGAGCGTGACTTTTTCGAAGTGGCCGACTCCGCAGCCATTGCAGAGCCGCCTCGCGTGCAGTTCTAA